The nucleotide sequence ATATAATACATAGAGAGGGGCAGAATGATTATATTTCCTTTCTATGGATAATAGGTGAGGGGGTAATAAGACTTACTTCCTCACATAGTTTACAAAGCTGTATGCTGGGTTATCACCAGTAGCAGGGAGTTCTTCGCATGATTCTACAACCCAAGTTCCATCGTTATATTCAGGGAAGAAGACATCGGCCTGTGGGGGAGTAGCGTGTATCTCTGTAAGGTAAAGGTGATCTGCTATGACAAGTGCCTCTTTGTAAAGACTCGCTCCGCCAATGATGAAAGCTTTTTCCTCAATGCCTAAATGTTTGAGTGCTTCTTCAAGTGA is from Prevotella melaninogenica and encodes:
- a CDS encoding dihydrofolate reductase — encoded protein: MEINIIAAVAKNRAIGYKNDMVYYISEDLKRFKQLTTGHTVIMGRKTFYSLPKGALPNRRNIVLSRTKTDFPGCDVYPSLEEALKHLGIEEKAFIIGGASLYKEALVIADHLYLTEIHATPPQADVFFPEYNDGTWVVESCEELPATGDNPAYSFVNYVRK